In the Deltaproteobacteria bacterium genome, GATCACGCTCGCGTTCAACGTGCTGGTGATCCTGTGGGGCGCGTTTGTGCGCGCGAGCGGATCGGGCGCGGGGTGTGGCAGTCACTGGCCGTTGTGCAACGGCGAAGTAGTCCCGCGCAGCCCGGCGATCGCGACGCTGATCGAGTTCGGGCATCGGCTCAGCAGCGGCGTCGCGTTGGTGTTGATCGCCGCCCTCGTCATCGGCGCGTGGCGCGGGTTTCCACGCCGCCATCCGGTACGACTCGGTGCGGCGCTCTCCGGATTCTTCATCGTCAGCGAGGCGCTCATCGGCGCGGGACTCGTCCTACTGGAATACGTCGCGCACAACGCGTCCCTGGCGCGCGGCTTCTGGGTCGCCGGGCATTTGATGAACACGTTTCTGCTCGTCGGGTCGCTCACGCTGACCGCGTGGTGGGCATCGGGCGGAGGCGCGGTGCGACTGCGCGCGCAAGGCGGCGTGCTGGTCATGCTCACGATCGCGCTGCTGGGAACGCTGGTCCTCGGCGTGAGCGGCGCGGTGACCGCGCTCGGCGATACGCTGTTTCCCGCGGCCAGCTTGGCCGAGGCAGAGGCGCAGACGTTCTCCAGCACGGCGCATCTCTTCGTTCGGCTGCGGGTGTGGCATCCAGCGCTCGCCATCGCCGTCGGTCTGTGCGTACTGTTTGCCACGCTAACAGTGACAACGGCTCGGCGCACCGCGATCAGCGCAATGCTCGCGCGTGGACTCGTCTGGCTCTACTTGGCGCAGATCGTCGTCGGCGTTCTCAACGTGTCGTTGCTGGCACCGATCGCCGTCCAGATCTTTCACTTGCTGGTGTCGGATCTGATTTGGATCGTGCTGGTCCTGTTCGCGGCGAGTGCGCTTGCAGCGGAGTCGCCGGTTCACTCGGGAACCGTGCTGTAAACTGTCGCGAGCTGCGCCATCACGTCTTGCGTGGTGACCGGCCGCAGTTCGCCGGCAATCGGCGGCTTGCCGCCTTGCGACTTCACCGACAGATCGACGTTGGGCGACTCGGCGCGCAACGCCTTCACCGTGCACTTCGCCTTCGGCCGGTGCTTGAACGGGTCCGCCATGAAAAACCGCAGCGCGTTCTCGTGCGTGATCTTGTTGATCTCGGCATCCGACACGCCGTCGCAACTACGCATCAGAATTTCCGGCGAGTGTGGCCACGTGGTGTCGGAGTGTGGGTAGTCGCACTCCCAAGTCATCGTGTCGACGCCAACCCCGTGTCGGTTCTTCACTCCGACGGGATCGTCGATGAAACACGTGATGACGTGTTCGCGCCACACTTCGCTCGGCTTCTTGCCGCGAAAGTCTTGGTGCGTCCACTTGTGATGATGTTCGTGGACGTAGTCGGCGCGTTCGAGGAAGTACGGAATCCAACCGATGCCGCCTTCCGACATCGCGATCTTGATGCCGGGAAAATCCTTCAGCACGCGCGACCACAGCAAATCCGCCGCGGCGTTGACGCACGCGATCGGTTGCACCGTGATCATCACGTCGACCGGCGCATCCATCGATGAAAACTTCATCCCAGCCCCCGAGCCGATGTGGATGCAGATGACCGTGCCTTCCTCCGCACACGCCTTCCAGAACGGATCCCAGTGCGGATTGTGGAAGCTCGGCAAGCCGAGAGCGTCGGGGCTCTCGGTGAAGCTGACCGCGTGGCAGCCTTTCTTCGCCACACGCCGCACTTCGGCGGCCATCAACTGCGGATCCCAGAACGGCAGCAACGCGAGCGGGATGAAGCGGCCGGGATAGGTGCCGCACCACTCATCGATGTGCCAGTCATTGTAGGCTTGCAGCACCACGTGCGACAGGTTGCGATCCGCTTGACGAAAGAACAGCGCGCCACACAAACCGGGAAACGACGGGAAGCACATCGAGGCGAGCACGCCGTTCACGTTCATGTCGTGGATACGCTCGTGGATGTTGTAGGTACCGGGGCGGAGCTGATCAAACGACGTCGGCTCCATGCCGTACTCT is a window encoding:
- a CDS encoding COX15/CtaA family protein codes for the protein MGLSRYAKLAWITLAFNVLVILWGAFVRASGSGAGCGSHWPLCNGEVVPRSPAIATLIEFGHRLSSGVALVLIAALVIGAWRGFPRRHPVRLGAALSGFFIVSEALIGAGLVLLEYVAHNASLARGFWVAGHLMNTFLLVGSLTLTAWWASGGGAVRLRAQGGVLVMLTIALLGTLVLGVSGAVTALGDTLFPAASLAEAEAQTFSSTAHLFVRLRVWHPALAIAVGLCVLFATLTVTTARRTAISAMLARGLVWLYLAQIVVGVLNVSLLAPIAVQIFHLLVSDLIWIVLVLFAASALAAESPVHSGTVL
- a CDS encoding amidohydrolase encodes the protein MKADDLILVSVDDHVVEPANMFAQHLPAQYKAQGPRVVRKKDGSDVWVWQGEQIPNIGLNAVVGRPPEEYGMEPTSFDQLRPGTYNIHERIHDMNVNGVLASMCFPSFPGLCGALFFRQADRNLSHVVLQAYNDWHIDEWCGTYPGRFIPLALLPFWDPQLMAAEVRRVAKKGCHAVSFTESPDALGLPSFHNPHWDPFWKACAEEGTVICIHIGSGAGMKFSSMDAPVDVMITVQPIACVNAAADLLWSRVLKDFPGIKIAMSEGGIGWIPYFLERADYVHEHHHKWTHQDFRGKKPSEVWREHVITCFIDDPVGVKNRHGVGVDTMTWECDYPHSDTTWPHSPEILMRSCDGVSDAEINKITHENALRFFMADPFKHRPKAKCTVKALRAESPNVDLSVKSQGGKPPIAGELRPVTTQDVMAQLATVYSTVPE